The Halorientalis sp. IM1011 genome window below encodes:
- a CDS encoding DUF4177 domain-containing protein — protein MSESEAIRWEYETLRPPRDETQKEAEDPKAELNQLGTEGWEFVETIDYEGGGTKYLVFKRPAQSDESV, from the coding sequence ATGTCCGAATCAGAGGCGATCCGCTGGGAGTACGAGACGCTTCGCCCGCCGCGCGATGAGACCCAAAAAGAAGCAGAGGATCCGAAAGCAGAGTTGAATCAACTCGGTACAGAGGGCTGGGAGTTCGTGGAGACGATCGACTACGAGGGAGGCGGCACCAAGTACCTCGTTTTCAAGCGACCTGCCCAATCGGATGAGTCAGTATGA
- a CDS encoding D-2-hydroxyacid dehydrogenase, whose protein sequence is MSRSDSTGRDLLVLGEKFNGLPPASLATALRDRLPEWTVTAATTPAERRQRAANATVMVGPSVEADLLADAPDLELFACAYAGYDHLPLDVLAENDVAVTTASGVHVPNVAEQAMGFVLTFARGLHDAWRRQQRREWRVTDPGELSGSTVAIVGLGAIGTGIAERLDPFGVETVGVRHSPEKGGPCDEVVGYDDLHDALARAEYVVLTCPLTDETEGLIGEVELHTLPTDAVIVNVARGGVIDTDALVAMLRQGGIRGAALDVTDPEPLPEDHPLWNFGNVLITPHSAGRTPAYHDRLADIVAENAEKAVDGRFDELRNRVALPD, encoded by the coding sequence ATGAGCCGATCGGACAGCACGGGCCGTGATCTGCTGGTGCTCGGCGAGAAGTTCAACGGGCTCCCACCGGCCTCCCTCGCGACCGCGCTCCGCGACCGCCTCCCCGAGTGGACGGTCACGGCCGCGACGACCCCGGCGGAGAGACGGCAACGTGCAGCGAATGCCACGGTGATGGTCGGGCCGAGCGTCGAGGCCGACCTGTTGGCCGACGCGCCAGATCTAGAACTGTTCGCCTGCGCTTACGCCGGGTACGACCACCTGCCGCTGGACGTACTGGCCGAGAACGACGTGGCAGTGACGACCGCCAGCGGCGTCCACGTCCCCAACGTCGCCGAGCAAGCGATGGGGTTCGTCCTCACGTTCGCCCGCGGCCTCCACGACGCGTGGCGGCGACAGCAACGCCGAGAGTGGCGCGTGACCGACCCTGGCGAACTGTCCGGCAGCACGGTCGCGATCGTCGGCCTCGGAGCCATCGGGACCGGGATCGCCGAACGACTCGATCCCTTCGGCGTCGAGACGGTCGGTGTCCGCCACTCACCCGAGAAGGGTGGACCGTGCGACGAGGTAGTGGGGTACGACGACCTGCACGACGCGCTCGCCCGCGCCGAGTACGTCGTCCTCACCTGTCCGCTGACCGACGAGACCGAGGGGCTGATCGGCGAGGTCGAACTCCACACGCTCCCGACCGACGCGGTGATCGTCAACGTCGCTCGCGGCGGCGTGATCGACACCGACGCACTCGTCGCGATGCTCCGACAGGGCGGCATTCGCGGCGCGGCGCTGGACGTGACCGACCCCGAACCGCTGCCCGAGGACCACCCGCTCTGGAACTTCGGGAACGTCCTGATCACGCCACACAGCGCCGGCCGCACGCCGGCCTACCACGACCGACTGGCCGACATCGTGGCCGAGAACGCGGAAAAAGCGGTCGACGGGCGGTTCGACGAGTTGCGAAACCGCGTGGCGCTACCGGACTGA
- a CDS encoding HalOD1 output domain-containing protein, whose product MGHKQEFIYEQDEDEPLSIAVVSAVAEAHNEDILEQQWRISEDINTDALDGLFQENNLKMTLQFEADSTTATITADKNGDPVIKIKSHR is encoded by the coding sequence GTGGGACACAAACAGGAGTTCATCTACGAGCAGGACGAAGATGAACCATTGAGCATCGCGGTCGTATCGGCAGTTGCAGAGGCTCACAACGAGGACATACTCGAGCAACAATGGCGCATCAGTGAAGATATTAATACAGATGCTCTCGACGGGCTCTTTCAGGAAAACAATCTCAAAATGACACTCCAGTTTGAGGCGGATTCGACGACTGCGACTATCACTGCCGACAAAAACGGAGACCCGGTAATCAAAATCAAATCACACCGTTAA
- a CDS encoding type II toxin-antitoxin system death-on-curing family toxin, translating into MSDRLWYPSAEDVVDIHDDIVSEYPDTSPGVRNRGDVEFTLEYVEEGSFGSVPETVHEKAFHLLRLLVANHPFVDGNKRTALNVVVVFYLLNGFRFDYDDEVREILAKLGTDEKAVDENDVLEYFQAHTTEVDLNEVVGRWRGDLVEYGLDQLSDESSDPND; encoded by the coding sequence ATGAGTGATCGGCTCTGGTATCCGTCCGCCGAGGACGTCGTCGATATCCACGACGATATCGTCTCCGAATACCCGGATACCAGCCCTGGCGTCCGGAACCGTGGTGACGTCGAGTTCACACTTGAGTACGTCGAGGAGGGAAGTTTCGGATCGGTTCCCGAAACGGTTCACGAGAAGGCGTTTCACCTGCTTCGGCTTCTCGTCGCCAACCATCCGTTCGTGGACGGAAACAAGCGCACCGCACTCAACGTGGTGGTCGTATTCTATCTGCTCAATGGCTTTCGCTTCGATTACGACGATGAGGTCAGAGAGATACTAGCGAAACTCGGCACTGACGAGAAGGCCGTCGATGAAAACGACGTGCTCGAATATTTCCAAGCACACACGACAGAAGTCGATTTGAATGAAGTGGTCGGACGATGGCGAGGCGACCTCGTCGAGTATGGACTTGATCAGCTATCCGATGAATCATCGGACCCGAACGATTAA
- a CDS encoding NAD(P)/FAD-dependent oxidoreductase: protein MQQVDVAIVGGGPAGSSAAYEAAVQGADTVVLEKGVPRADREGLGPDSTDAAGMLDYWVDIMDFRPEEIPDDIILSDLEGASFIGPSESVTIRDTGIDATYPDFGFAFHRARFDDWLRERAESAGATYRVGTSVSDVTTDMTGGHSHEIELAEGENVEARYLILADGPQRTVTTDTIDQFLPHNHTVRDYLDSNTANHIAYQEHRRVPEELFDDGLLKFWWGVMPGHTAYPWVFPNDDNVARIGLTMPIGMDLADVANPHDYALLDPDDEQIPPGRVYVRRLLEREYPEYDVDEDFPLVEDRGKRKGTEAYPISSTRPIESPTEAGVAVVGGAMGATSAFHEGGDHVAVRTGKIAGQLAGQGRLDRYNREWKRAIGEEVRRNVALADMVRGWEPDDWDDTFRLVDNMLNRGAYSPSQALGSGLSGIRLVAEYKLRKLSLGSGRYVQLRQDDYLF, encoded by the coding sequence ATGCAACAGGTGGACGTGGCGATCGTCGGCGGCGGCCCGGCCGGGTCGTCGGCCGCCTACGAGGCCGCGGTGCAAGGTGCCGACACGGTCGTCCTCGAGAAGGGGGTGCCACGCGCGGATCGCGAGGGACTCGGTCCCGATTCGACGGACGCCGCGGGAATGCTCGACTACTGGGTCGACATCATGGACTTCCGTCCCGAGGAGATTCCCGACGACATCATCCTCAGCGACCTCGAAGGCGCTTCGTTCATCGGTCCCAGCGAGTCCGTCACGATCCGGGACACGGGCATCGACGCGACCTACCCCGACTTCGGCTTCGCCTTCCACCGCGCCCGGTTCGACGACTGGCTCCGCGAGCGCGCCGAATCCGCCGGCGCGACCTACCGGGTCGGGACCTCCGTCTCCGACGTGACGACGGACATGACCGGCGGGCACTCCCACGAGATCGAACTCGCCGAGGGCGAGAACGTTGAGGCGCGGTACCTGATCCTCGCCGACGGCCCACAGCGAACCGTCACGACCGACACCATCGATCAGTTCCTCCCGCACAACCATACGGTCCGGGACTACCTGGACTCGAACACCGCCAACCACATCGCATACCAGGAACATCGCCGTGTTCCGGAGGAACTGTTCGACGACGGCCTGCTGAAGTTCTGGTGGGGCGTCATGCCCGGCCACACCGCCTACCCGTGGGTCTTCCCGAACGACGACAACGTCGCCCGTATCGGCCTGACGATGCCCATCGGGATGGACCTCGCGGACGTGGCAAACCCGCATGATTACGCCCTGCTCGATCCCGACGACGAGCAGATCCCGCCGGGCCGGGTGTACGTCCGCCGCCTGCTCGAACGCGAGTACCCCGAGTACGACGTCGACGAGGACTTCCCGCTCGTGGAGGACCGGGGCAAGCGCAAGGGTACCGAGGCCTATCCCATCTCCTCGACTCGCCCGATCGAGTCCCCGACGGAGGCCGGCGTCGCCGTCGTCGGCGGTGCGATGGGCGCGACCTCGGCTTTCCACGAAGGCGGCGACCACGTCGCCGTCCGAACAGGCAAAATCGCCGGCCAGCTCGCGGGCCAGGGCCGGCTCGACCGGTACAACCGGGAGTGGAAACGCGCCATCGGCGAGGAGGTGCGCCGCAACGTCGCGCTCGCCGATATGGTCCGGGGCTGGGAGCCCGACGACTGGGACGACACCTTCCGGCTGGTGGACAATATGCTGAATCGCGGCGCGTACTCGCCCTCGCAGGCGCTCGGCTCGGGCCTGAGCGGCATCCGACTGGTCGCGGAGTACAAGCTCCGGAAGCTGAGCCTCGGTTCCGGGCGGTACGTCCAGTTGCGACAGGACGACTATCTCTTCTAG
- a CDS encoding HicB family protein: protein MSTDTDDSGDDEPGPINISLSLGESGDVWVARDEDTGVTSQGQTRQAALENLDEAVAGYHGAGESPSDDDLREMGIDPEQNTAGSLDESDIFE from the coding sequence ATGAGCACCGACACCGACGACTCCGGCGACGACGAGCCGGGGCCGATCAACATCTCGCTATCGCTGGGCGAGAGCGGCGACGTGTGGGTCGCTCGCGACGAGGACACCGGTGTTACCTCGCAGGGTCAGACTCGACAGGCCGCACTCGAAAACCTCGACGAGGCCGTCGCCGGCTATCACGGTGCCGGAGAGTCACCGAGTGACGACGACCTCCGGGAGATGGGGATCGACCCCGAGCAGAACACCGCTGGATCGCTGGACGAGTCGGACATCTTCGAGTAA
- a CDS encoding DUF4177 domain-containing protein has protein sequence MPQQWEYKTLEPPKGLTKRETVDPTDELNRLGTEGWELTETISYDGGGTKLLVFKRPVPHE, from the coding sequence ATGCCCCAGCAATGGGAGTACAAGACGCTCGAACCGCCGAAGGGATTGACCAAACGAGAAACGGTCGATCCGACGGACGAACTCAACCGCCTCGGCACCGAAGGGTGGGAACTGACGGAGACGATTAGCTACGATGGTGGCGGCACGAAGCTCCTCGTGTTCAAACGGCCTGTCCCCCATGAGTGA
- a CDS encoding type II toxin-antitoxin system HicA family toxin: MVNSGIYEWDRTNGDHAILRWEPPADHDSDARTVPVPLHDEVDTGTLRSIAEQAGAKDFDEFCARIDRNS, translated from the coding sequence ATGGTCAACAGTGGAATCTACGAATGGGACCGGACGAACGGCGACCACGCGATTCTCCGCTGGGAACCGCCAGCGGATCACGATTCGGACGCGCGGACGGTTCCAGTGCCGCTGCACGACGAGGTCGATACGGGGACGTTGCGGAGCATCGCCGAGCAGGCCGGCGCGAAAGATTTCGACGAATTCTGTGCCCGGATCGACCGAAATAGCTAG
- a CDS encoding helix-turn-helix domain-containing protein, protein MATVMEFTSPVGEFPLGSVFENLPGVTVELERLIPHETLIIPYFWVRDVETEDIEAAFEAHSGVSNIRVVDSVEDEYLMRAEWESEYFGILSALAKANVVVLSGIGTKEEWRFEVRGESQEALAEFREYCQETDIPIAITAVHAMLPIQGEGYELTETQREALVLAYERGYFDSPREVSLEEIADELGITQQSLSSRLRRGHRRLIRATLSSSE, encoded by the coding sequence ATGGCGACTGTGATGGAATTTACGAGTCCGGTAGGGGAGTTTCCGCTGGGAAGTGTGTTCGAGAACCTGCCGGGTGTGACCGTCGAACTGGAGCGATTGATTCCACACGAGACGCTGATTATCCCGTACTTCTGGGTGCGTGATGTAGAAACGGAGGATATCGAAGCTGCGTTCGAGGCACATTCCGGCGTGAGCAACATTCGAGTCGTCGATAGCGTCGAAGACGAGTATCTCATGCGTGCCGAGTGGGAGTCAGAGTACTTCGGCATCCTGAGTGCGCTTGCCAAGGCCAACGTCGTCGTGCTTTCCGGGATTGGAACGAAAGAGGAATGGCGGTTCGAGGTACGCGGTGAGAGTCAGGAGGCGCTCGCCGAGTTTCGGGAGTACTGCCAGGAAACCGACATTCCGATTGCGATCACCGCCGTCCACGCCATGCTTCCGATCCAGGGAGAGGGCTACGAGTTAACCGAGACCCAACGCGAGGCGCTGGTACTAGCCTACGAACGGGGGTACTTCGACAGCCCACGCGAGGTGTCGCTCGAAGAGATCGCCGACGAGCTCGGCATCACCCAGCAATCGCTCTCGTCACGCCTTCGACGCGGGCATCGACGCCTCATTAGAGCGACGCTCAGTAGTTCGGAGTGA
- a CDS encoding helix-turn-helix domain-containing protein → MSVITEVRIPSDAFELGQILSLEQASAIELETLVPSGDVTVPLFWVYEPVENGFLETVERYPTVNSVTEVDVFDDRTLIRLDWDASQDHLFQCIMEHDGQILGATGSSEGWNFEIRFTDREALSQCQDCCEAAHISLELTRIYNPTDPEAGPWYGLSESQREALTLAIRRGYYDIPRGCTTAELADELGISDQAVTERLRRGIGTFGRYALLTPESAAKMD, encoded by the coding sequence ATGAGTGTGATAACGGAGGTTCGCATCCCATCCGATGCTTTTGAACTCGGGCAAATCCTCAGTCTAGAGCAAGCCTCGGCCATCGAACTGGAAACGCTCGTCCCGAGTGGGGACGTGACCGTGCCGCTCTTCTGGGTCTACGAACCGGTCGAAAACGGCTTTCTCGAGACCGTCGAACGCTATCCAACTGTCAACAGCGTCACAGAGGTGGACGTGTTCGACGACAGGACGCTGATCAGGCTCGACTGGGATGCGAGCCAGGACCACCTTTTTCAGTGCATCATGGAACACGACGGGCAGATACTGGGTGCGACTGGATCGTCGGAAGGGTGGAATTTCGAGATACGGTTCACAGATCGCGAGGCATTGAGTCAGTGCCAGGACTGCTGTGAGGCCGCGCACATCTCTCTGGAGCTAACCCGCATATATAATCCGACGGACCCTGAGGCCGGTCCGTGGTACGGCCTGAGTGAGTCCCAACGAGAAGCGTTGACGCTTGCCATTCGAAGGGGATACTACGACATTCCACGAGGGTGTACGACCGCAGAGTTAGCTGACGAACTCGGAATTTCCGATCAAGCAGTGACTGAGCGACTGCGTCGTGGCATTGGGACGTTCGGGAGATACGCACTTCTCACGCCCGAGTCAGCAGCGAAAATGGACTGA
- a CDS encoding VOC family protein: MDILHTCLNVSDADELADWYVENLDFERSWEFTSEDGETRNVYVADDSGVEIQLSDTEGEDDFDFGDGWDHLAVKVDDVDAAFEEIDHHGVVQEPGDQPAAGARTAFVEDPDGHVVELIEPLDD; this comes from the coding sequence ATGGACATCCTGCACACCTGTCTGAACGTCTCGGACGCCGACGAACTGGCCGACTGGTACGTCGAGAACCTCGACTTCGAGCGCTCCTGGGAGTTCACGAGCGAGGACGGCGAGACCCGCAACGTCTACGTCGCCGACGACAGCGGCGTCGAGATCCAGCTTTCCGACACCGAGGGTGAGGACGACTTCGACTTCGGCGACGGCTGGGACCACCTCGCCGTCAAGGTCGATGACGTCGACGCCGCCTTCGAGGAGATCGACCACCACGGCGTCGTCCAGGAACCGGGCGACCAGCCCGCGGCGGGCGCACGCACCGCCTTCGTCGAGGACCCCGACGGCCACGTCGTGGAACTCATCGAACCGCTGGACGACTGA
- a CDS encoding HalOD1 output domain-containing protein: protein MAVIATLADVRDTDPVDLTPLHSTVDPDALDALVRVRNGTNGDIHVTFTHQGHTITVHSYGVITITPEHEPTVENHEPGREDDV from the coding sequence ATGGCTGTTATCGCAACGCTGGCAGATGTAAGAGACACTGATCCGGTTGATCTGACCCCGCTCCATTCCACTGTTGACCCCGACGCGTTAGATGCGCTCGTCCGAGTTCGCAACGGGACGAACGGAGACATTCACGTTACGTTCACGCACCAGGGGCACACAATAACCGTACACAGCTACGGTGTGATCACTATCACACCGGAACACGAACCCACAGTGGAGAACCACGAACCGGGGCGGGAAGATGACGTCTGA
- a CDS encoding formate/nitrite transporter family protein: MKESGPESTDTVDPTGVTEVLDSLIESGFHEINRETNGLLLSGLSAGLDIGFGPLLMAVILTLSPGGYGDLGTELLLAGVYAVGFMFVILGRLELFTEHTTVAVMPVLDGRASLAELGRLWGLVYVGNIVGGAAFVALIVTLLPDLGVASPEAFETIGLSLVTHGFTWLFVAGVLAGWLMGLLAWLVTAAQETTSRLIIIFIVTGVIGLLHLPHSIAGNVEVLFGVFLSPQISVMDYVSFLALATIGNAVGGVVFVALLKYGHVVRGGE; the protein is encoded by the coding sequence GTGAAAGAATCAGGGCCGGAAAGCACGGACACGGTTGATCCAACCGGAGTTACAGAGGTCCTCGATTCGTTGATCGAAAGCGGGTTCCACGAAATCAACCGCGAGACGAACGGATTGTTACTTTCTGGATTGTCCGCTGGTCTGGATATTGGGTTTGGTCCATTGTTGATGGCGGTGATACTCACCCTCTCACCGGGTGGGTATGGTGATCTCGGGACGGAGTTGCTACTTGCGGGTGTCTACGCCGTCGGATTCATGTTCGTCATCTTGGGACGGTTAGAACTGTTCACCGAACATACGACCGTGGCCGTGATGCCGGTCCTCGACGGACGAGCGTCACTCGCGGAACTCGGCCGTCTCTGGGGCCTGGTCTACGTCGGTAATATCGTCGGTGGTGCGGCGTTCGTCGCACTCATCGTCACGCTGCTACCCGACCTCGGTGTTGCCTCGCCGGAAGCCTTCGAAACGATTGGTCTCTCACTCGTTACCCACGGTTTCACGTGGCTATTCGTCGCTGGCGTGCTTGCGGGGTGGCTGATGGGACTGCTAGCGTGGCTGGTTACCGCTGCTCAAGAGACGACGAGCCGTCTCATTATCATCTTTATTGTCACCGGTGTTATCGGTCTCCTCCACCTCCCCCATTCGATTGCCGGTAACGTTGAGGTGCTATTCGGCGTTTTTCTATCACCTCAGATATCCGTGATGGACTACGTATCCTTCCTCGCGTTAGCCACGATTGGAAACGCGGTCGGCGGGGTTGTGTTCGTTGCCCTATTGAAGTACGGCCACGTCGTAAGGGGCGGGGAGTAG
- a CDS encoding DUF2270 domain-containing protein yields MTDSRSDEFDPTAPDQREIGREMVDDSTGLGSVMAHAYRGEIDRVGTWRQRLDQTTTWAVTLMAAILTWAFSSPDNPHYILLVGIVVVTVFLNIEARRYRDYDVFRSRARLIQENLFANALDPSEGVESHDWRAELSRDYRKPTLKVSVYEALANRLRRVYLALLGVLLVAWLFRITAFTGRQDWLTTAGIARIPGIAVVTVVGVFYVVLLGVTFWPHERHAKGEFREGDTDEWKETDR; encoded by the coding sequence ATGACCGATTCGAGGAGCGACGAGTTCGACCCAACAGCACCAGACCAACGGGAGATTGGCCGCGAAATGGTTGACGACAGTACGGGGCTCGGTTCCGTGATGGCCCACGCCTATCGCGGAGAGATAGACCGAGTGGGGACGTGGCGCCAGCGCCTCGACCAGACGACGACGTGGGCGGTGACGCTGATGGCAGCAATCCTGACGTGGGCCTTTTCGAGTCCCGATAACCCACACTATATCTTGCTGGTCGGGATCGTCGTCGTCACTGTCTTTCTGAACATCGAAGCACGGCGATACCGAGACTACGACGTCTTTCGCTCTCGTGCTCGACTCATCCAAGAGAACCTGTTTGCAAACGCCCTCGATCCGTCCGAGGGTGTCGAAAGTCACGACTGGCGAGCGGAACTGAGCAGGGACTATCGGAAGCCGACGCTGAAAGTCTCGGTATATGAAGCACTCGCAAACCGGCTCCGGCGGGTGTACCTCGCTCTGCTCGGTGTCCTCTTGGTTGCGTGGCTCTTCAGAATCACTGCGTTCACGGGGCGCCAAGACTGGCTGACAACCGCTGGAATCGCCCGTATCCCTGGGATTGCTGTGGTTACCGTCGTGGGTGTGTTCTACGTCGTACTGCTGGGCGTCACCTTCTGGCCCCACGAGCGTCATGCCAAAGGTGAATTCCGTGAAGGAGATACGGACGAATGGAAAGAGACGGACCGATGA
- a CDS encoding transcriptional regulator — protein MENRLRTGIDVLDRKLNGGIPAGSIVALCADPASQAELFLYELTATRGTLYLSLDRSEEAVSDSISNSPTETGDPTVRHIPGEAPLDNAGKLVSALPETSNLIIDPVNVLETQEPPSRFRNFMNDLQNHIFNTGSLAVLHCLTGHEIPRLRDSTEHFADVVFQLETGTNGDDVENRLAIPKFRGGRAPSDVIKLDLVEEVSIDTSRDIA, from the coding sequence ATGGAGAATCGGCTCCGGACCGGGATCGACGTTCTCGACCGGAAGCTCAACGGCGGGATCCCGGCCGGCAGTATCGTCGCGCTCTGTGCCGATCCGGCCAGTCAGGCGGAGCTATTTCTCTACGAACTCACCGCGACGCGGGGCACGCTGTACCTCTCTCTCGACCGCTCCGAAGAAGCCGTCTCCGACAGTATCAGCAACTCGCCGACCGAGACCGGCGATCCGACCGTCCGGCACATCCCGGGGGAGGCCCCGCTGGACAACGCCGGCAAACTCGTCTCCGCGCTCCCGGAGACCTCGAACCTCATCATCGACCCGGTGAACGTTCTGGAGACCCAGGAACCGCCATCCCGGTTCCGCAACTTCATGAACGACCTGCAAAACCACATCTTCAACACCGGGTCGTTGGCGGTCCTTCATTGTCTGACCGGCCACGAGATTCCACGCCTCCGGGACTCCACAGAACACTTCGCCGACGTGGTCTTCCAGCTGGAGACCGGGACCAACGGCGACGACGTGGAGAACCGGCTGGCCATCCCGAAATTCCGGGGCGGCCGGGCACCCTCCGACGTGATCAAACTCGACCTCGTGGAGGAGGTCTCCATCGACACGTCCCGGGACATCGCCTAG
- a CDS encoding MOSC domain-containing protein, which produces MARLERLRVYPVKGLDGIDVESAGVLDGGTLERDREFALYDADGEVLNGKRTDRVHDLDTEFDPDTGALRVDPPDGESRQFDLEADRETAAEWFGEYFDADLTLRRDESLGFVDRRDMGPSVVSTATLAELASWFDDVTVDGARRRLRANVEISGVPAFWEDRFVGADAPAFEVGGVRFEGVTPCGRCVVPQRDPDTGDPIPEFRERFVEKRRETFPDWADFDAFDHYYTLMLISRIPDSDRGNRLDVGDAVEVVD; this is translated from the coding sequence ATGGCTCGTCTGGAACGACTCAGGGTGTACCCGGTGAAGGGGCTGGACGGTATCGACGTCGAAAGTGCGGGGGTACTCGACGGCGGGACGCTGGAACGCGACCGCGAGTTCGCGCTCTACGACGCGGACGGCGAGGTCCTCAACGGCAAGCGGACCGACCGCGTCCACGATCTCGACACGGAGTTCGACCCGGACACCGGTGCGTTGCGGGTCGATCCACCGGACGGCGAGAGTCGACAGTTCGACCTCGAAGCGGACCGCGAGACCGCCGCCGAGTGGTTCGGCGAGTACTTCGACGCGGACCTGACCCTCCGGCGGGACGAATCTCTCGGGTTCGTGGACCGCCGCGACATGGGGCCGTCGGTCGTCAGCACGGCCACGCTGGCGGAACTCGCGTCGTGGTTCGACGACGTGACCGTCGACGGCGCGCGTCGGCGCCTGCGCGCCAACGTCGAGATATCGGGCGTACCGGCGTTCTGGGAAGACCGCTTCGTGGGCGCGGACGCGCCCGCCTTCGAGGTTGGAGGCGTCCGCTTCGAGGGCGTCACGCCCTGTGGCCGCTGTGTCGTCCCCCAGCGAGACCCCGACACCGGCGACCCGATCCCGGAGTTCCGCGAGCGATTCGTCGAGAAGCGCCGGGAGACGTTCCCCGACTGGGCCGACTTCGACGCGTTCGATCACTACTACACGCTGATGCTCATCTCACGGATTCCCGATTCGGATCGTGGAAACCGGCTCGACGTCGGGGACGCAGTCGAGGTCGTCGACTAA
- a CDS encoding P-loop NTPase, with amino-acid sequence MLAIAGGKGGCGKTTTTYRLGRALADDGRSPLLVDADVEMPDLHSVAGVPREPGLAAVADGRRPATVARAPDEHPDIAVLPATGADTDDLDAVVPRLRAWDGTVLLDCPAGAMTDAVRPLRHADRTLIVSTPRAASLRDAVKTAAIARELDAPPLATVLVETSPTDDAATVPVDRARTAMNCPISACIPHVSSGDYATHPVRTAYERVARKVQQRNI; translated from the coding sequence ATGCTCGCGATCGCCGGTGGGAAAGGTGGCTGCGGGAAGACGACCACGACGTACCGACTCGGGCGGGCGCTGGCCGACGACGGTCGCTCCCCGCTACTGGTGGACGCCGACGTGGAGATGCCCGACCTCCACTCCGTCGCCGGCGTCCCCCGCGAACCCGGTCTCGCCGCCGTGGCCGACGGCCGCCGCCCCGCGACCGTCGCCCGCGCCCCAGATGAGCATCCCGATATCGCGGTTCTCCCCGCCACTGGAGCCGACACGGACGACCTCGACGCCGTGGTTCCCCGACTGCGCGCCTGGGACGGCACTGTCTTGCTCGACTGTCCCGCCGGCGCGATGACCGACGCAGTCCGACCGCTGCGGCACGCTGATCGGACACTGATCGTCTCGACACCACGCGCTGCGTCCCTCCGTGACGCGGTCAAGACCGCCGCGATAGCCCGTGAACTCGATGCACCGCCACTCGCCACGGTACTGGTCGAGACCAGTCCGACCGACGACGCGGCCACGGTCCCGGTCGACCGAGCGCGCACAGCGATGAACTGTCCGATTTCGGCATGTATACCCCACGTTTCGAGTGGAGATTACGCGACACACCCAGTTCGTACGGCCTACGAGCGGGTCGCAAGAAAGGTTCAACAACGGAATATTTAA